A genomic window from Paenibacillus sp. FSL K6-0276 includes:
- the pheT gene encoding phenylalanine--tRNA ligase subunit beta, translated as MKVSTGWLADYTSIEGVTAEELAEKITAAGIEIDGVERRNKGISGIVTGYVKSKEKHPDADKLNVCIVDAGQGEDLQIVCGAKNVDAGQIVPVALVGAKLPGLDIKKAKLRGVLSQGMICSAKELGLNDKLLPKEQQEGILVLPEGTEIGQDISKVLGLNDEILEFDLTPNRSDCLSMIGAAYEVSAILGRDIKLPDPASEMIEISGSAAHSISVKIENEELCSHYAVRYISGLKPAASPLWIQNRLMAAGIRPINNIVDITNYVMLEYGQPLHAFDADKIEGGELGVRLAHEGEVLTTLDGQERKLEPHMLVIADGAKAVGLAGVMGGRDTEVTAETVNLVLESAKFDGGTVRKTSRQLGLRSEASLRFEKEVDPNAVIPALNRAAVLIARYAGGSVHEGIVQAGTVAAPEKVLTLPLEKLNRYLGTDLSLLEVKTLFGRLHFKCGDTAQGLVEVQVPTRRGDISYDVDLIEEIARLYGYDNIPTTLIEGVTTPGALTHKQSLRRELRRLLSHGGYQEVMGYSFIQPEQSKMFPELSEGSQAVKLAMPMSEERSVLRTSLLPQLLDIASYNTNRRQSDLALFEIGNVFFTDEEQLTRQPRELPVLGLLLSGSLTVKQWNVSAQPVDFFDLKGALESAFAYLGLTDRIIYEGDSPEGYHPGRSASVYLLGDEGRVKIGTMGQLHPDLQRELDLVDTYVAEILLQPLYDNTQSRLQYNELPRFPGMERDIAVVVDSALPAGDLLASIRANGGTLLQSVQVFDVYTGGKLESGKKSIAISLLYRHGEHTLTDEEVGEVHDKLLSALQQTFGAELRK; from the coding sequence ATGAAAGTATCAACCGGATGGTTGGCTGATTATACATCGATTGAAGGAGTAACCGCCGAAGAGCTAGCGGAGAAGATTACCGCTGCTGGCATTGAAATTGACGGAGTAGAGCGCCGCAATAAAGGGATTTCCGGCATCGTAACTGGCTATGTGAAATCAAAAGAAAAACATCCTGATGCAGATAAGCTGAATGTATGTATCGTGGATGCAGGCCAAGGTGAGGATCTACAAATCGTCTGTGGCGCAAAAAATGTGGATGCGGGACAAATCGTTCCTGTAGCACTTGTTGGCGCTAAGCTGCCAGGACTGGATATCAAAAAAGCGAAGCTACGTGGCGTTTTATCGCAAGGGATGATCTGCTCGGCTAAAGAATTGGGACTCAATGATAAATTGCTTCCTAAAGAGCAACAAGAAGGAATTCTTGTACTTCCTGAAGGCACGGAGATCGGTCAAGATATTTCGAAGGTGCTAGGTCTAAATGATGAAATTCTGGAATTTGATCTGACTCCGAACCGTTCAGATTGCCTAAGCATGATTGGTGCTGCTTATGAAGTGAGCGCGATTCTTGGACGCGACATCAAATTGCCTGATCCAGCGAGCGAAATGATTGAGATCAGCGGTTCAGCTGCTCATTCCATTTCCGTTAAGATTGAGAATGAAGAACTCTGCAGTCATTATGCAGTTCGTTATATCTCAGGCCTTAAGCCTGCAGCATCACCGCTGTGGATTCAGAATCGTCTGATGGCGGCAGGAATTCGTCCGATTAACAATATTGTGGACATCACCAACTACGTGATGCTCGAATACGGACAGCCGCTGCATGCTTTTGATGCGGACAAAATAGAAGGCGGAGAACTCGGCGTTCGTCTTGCTCATGAAGGTGAAGTCCTGACTACACTTGACGGTCAAGAGCGGAAGCTAGAGCCACATATGCTCGTTATCGCTGATGGAGCTAAAGCAGTAGGTCTGGCCGGAGTAATGGGCGGCCGGGATACGGAAGTTACTGCTGAGACGGTAAATCTCGTTCTGGAATCCGCTAAGTTTGATGGAGGAACTGTTCGTAAAACCTCGCGTCAACTGGGACTTCGCTCAGAAGCATCCCTTCGTTTCGAGAAAGAAGTGGATCCAAATGCAGTTATCCCTGCATTGAACCGCGCAGCAGTACTTATTGCGCGTTATGCTGGCGGATCTGTGCATGAAGGAATTGTGCAGGCAGGCACAGTCGCTGCTCCAGAGAAGGTCCTGACTTTGCCTTTGGAGAAGCTGAACCGTTATCTCGGAACAGATCTGTCCTTGCTAGAAGTGAAGACATTGTTTGGTCGTCTACATTTCAAATGCGGGGATACCGCACAAGGGCTGGTCGAAGTTCAGGTGCCAACTAGACGTGGCGATATCAGCTATGATGTTGATCTTATCGAAGAAATTGCTCGTCTGTACGGGTACGACAATATTCCAACGACTCTAATTGAAGGAGTTACAACGCCAGGCGCATTAACGCATAAGCAATCGCTCCGCCGTGAACTGCGTCGCCTGTTGTCACATGGCGGTTATCAGGAAGTGATGGGCTACTCCTTCATCCAGCCGGAACAAAGCAAAATGTTCCCTGAGTTATCGGAAGGCTCACAAGCGGTTAAATTGGCTATGCCAATGAGTGAAGAGCGCAGCGTATTGCGTACTAGCCTTTTGCCACAACTTTTGGATATTGCTAGCTACAATACCAACCGTCGTCAAAGTGATCTAGCGTTATTTGAGATCGGCAATGTCTTCTTCACAGATGAAGAGCAGTTGACTCGTCAGCCACGTGAACTGCCGGTGCTGGGGTTGTTGCTTAGCGGTAGCCTAACAGTGAAGCAATGGAACGTTTCTGCACAGCCTGTCGATTTCTTTGATTTGAAGGGTGCGCTGGAATCGGCATTTGCTTATTTGGGTCTTACAGACAGAATCATCTACGAGGGAGATAGTCCAGAAGGATATCATCCTGGACGTTCCGCGTCGGTATATTTACTCGGGGACGAGGGTCGTGTGAAGATTGGAACCATGGGACAGCTCCATCCGGATCTGCAAAGAGAGCTTGATCTAGTGGATACTTATGTAGCTGAGATTCTATTGCAGCCGCTGTATGATAACACGCAAAGCCGTCTGCAATATAATGAACTTCCACGTTTCCCAGGGATGGAACGGGATATTGCCGTGGTTGTGGATTCAGCTCTACCAGCAGGCGACCTGCTAGCTTCAATCCGTGCGAACGGAGGAACTTTACTGCAGTCCGTACAGGTATTCGACGTGTACACTGGTGGCAAGTTAGAGAGTGGAAAGAAGAGTATCGCGATCTCACTGCTGTATCGTCACGGTGAACATACATTGACAGATGAAGAGGTTGGAGAAGTGCATGATAAGCTATTATCGGCCCTTCAACAAACTTTTGGTGCAGAATTAAGAAAATAG
- a CDS encoding cupredoxin domain-containing protein: MKRVAILLSIVFVLALTACSNSSNDTASNNGNVSKPEIEAETELIITATNYSFDQEEYHLKKGVPVKIIFKNDSGNHGILVPEFELQLKGKKSSKVIVPEEAGTFEMTCSIMCGSGHSGMNAKIIVE; this comes from the coding sequence ATGAAGAGAGTTGCAATTCTACTATCAATTGTGTTTGTTTTAGCTCTCACTGCCTGCAGCAACAGCAGCAATGATACGGCAAGCAACAATGGTAATGTATCGAAGCCGGAAATCGAAGCAGAGACAGAACTTATAATTACAGCTACAAATTACAGTTTTGATCAAGAAGAATACCATTTAAAAAAAGGTGTGCCCGTCAAAATTATATTTAAAAACGATAGCGGCAATCACGGCATTCTGGTTCCTGAATTCGAACTCCAGCTTAAAGGCAAAAAGTCCTCGAAAGTAATTGTTCCAGAGGAAGCTGGCACATTCGAAATGACCTGTTCGATTATGTGCGGTTCCGGACATAGCGGCATGAACGCAAAAATCATTGTGGAATAG
- a CDS encoding GGDEF domain-containing protein, which translates to MVAAELWLRYSKFSPKLGVVTCGFLVSYLMYFVIEPYVDGAQMTLMMPIMIALIYFDRKLLTIMGLFRVVFYAGVYFGLERRLLHKPLLEFLMVECVFIIFVGMALAVIIRAREARLNLERLTKEGQDLMVERAISDKLLKTDALTGLYNHKTFHEYLDSLLEQCESNNLNLQLALFDIDNFKKVNDTYGHWVGDLVLKGVADKVGGMIGLNDFAARYGGEEFAVIFTDKSYSEAYEAVEELRINIARIEHLHAGNKPITVSIGICDYQLGDGKELLFRKTDNALYAAKERGKNTVVNAFENDGDEIASYG; encoded by the coding sequence ATGGTTGCTGCTGAGCTATGGCTACGATATAGTAAATTCTCTCCTAAGCTCGGAGTGGTCACATGTGGGTTTTTAGTATCCTATCTTATGTATTTTGTAATAGAGCCTTATGTTGATGGTGCGCAGATGACGTTAATGATGCCGATAATGATAGCACTTATTTATTTTGACCGTAAGCTCCTGACTATTATGGGGTTATTCAGAGTCGTGTTTTATGCAGGGGTTTATTTTGGATTAGAACGGAGACTTCTGCATAAACCATTGCTTGAATTCTTAATGGTAGAGTGCGTATTTATAATATTTGTAGGGATGGCTCTTGCTGTAATTATTCGTGCGCGGGAAGCGCGTTTAAATCTGGAGAGATTAACGAAGGAAGGCCAAGATCTTATGGTGGAGAGAGCTATATCTGATAAGCTGCTGAAGACAGATGCGCTCACTGGACTGTATAACCATAAAACCTTTCATGAATATTTGGATTCATTATTGGAGCAATGTGAAAGCAATAATCTCAACTTACAGCTGGCTCTTTTCGATATTGATAATTTCAAGAAGGTTAACGATACCTATGGACACTGGGTGGGAGATCTTGTACTTAAAGGTGTTGCAGACAAGGTTGGCGGTATGATTGGACTTAATGATTTTGCAGCCCGGTACGGTGGTGAAGAATTTGCAGTGATTTTTACGGACAAAAGTTATTCGGAGGCTTATGAAGCTGTAGAGGAACTGCGGATCAACATTGCTCGAATAGAGCATTTGCACGCTGGAAACAAGCCGATTACCGTAAGCATTGGGATATGCGATTATCAGCTTGGGGACGGGAAGGAGCTTCTGTTCCGCAAAACGGACAATGCACTTTATGCAGCTAAGGAACGTGGTAAGAATACAGTGGTTAACGCTTTTGAAAATGATGGAGATGAAATTGCGTCTTATGGGTAA
- a CDS encoding phage holin family protein translates to MNFLSHVGRFIVAALVLMVVGWIVPQFSVGGFWSALILALVIALIGWVVEGIFGKKATPFGRGIVGFLVSALVIWVAQFVVSGVSVSILGAILAALVIGIVDLFLPISTPYEAAK, encoded by the coding sequence GTGAATTTCTTGAGTCATGTAGGTCGTTTTATAGTAGCAGCGCTCGTTCTGATGGTTGTCGGTTGGATTGTTCCTCAGTTCTCGGTTGGTGGTTTCTGGAGTGCTCTAATTCTGGCACTGGTGATTGCGCTAATCGGCTGGGTAGTCGAAGGAATCTTCGGCAAAAAAGCAACACCCTTCGGTCGTGGTATCGTCGGTTTCCTTGTCAGTGCCTTAGTTATTTGGGTCGCTCAGTTCGTAGTGAGCGGGGTTAGCGTTTCCATACTCGGAGCTATCTTAGCCGCTCTGGTCATTGGAATTGTCGACTTGTTCCTGCCCATATCCACTCCATATGAGGCAGCCAAGTAA